In Setaria viridis chromosome 5, Setaria_viridis_v4.0, whole genome shotgun sequence, the genomic stretch GCTAGTTTGTGATTGCGTAATCCGAGCTGCAAACAAACAGACAGATTGCAATACTACGATTACAACAGTCCAGTCCCCGGACTGTAACATTCTAACAATATGTGTTCCACTAGTTTTCTACAAAATCTACAACGTACCAGCTACTTTTCACAATCTGCAACTGAATGTGGCTTAAGTTGTTCTATGATTCAGAATGTAATTTTTCCTTATTTATATTATTTCGTCCAGCTTTTCTGTCCCTTAAGTTCTTCAATGAAACGAGCGCAATAGTGGTTGCAAAACATGAACCTACCTCCCTAATCCTCGTGTACATCTCTAAGGCGACCTATATTTGCAACGGGAGTAGTACATTGTAGGATGCCATTATTGTAGAAGTCCAGTTCTTGCAGAACAATCTTAAAAAGACCTTGCTCTGCTATTTTGCTTCCGTAGAAGCTCGCGGAGACACAGCTGAAAAAAATTGCGTCCTACTATGCCGAGATAGTACAAGGTGAAGTATGTAATGTACTAATATAACCATGCTGTTGAATGGGGAGATCTGCCAgaattgtgtgtgtgtgtgaaagCTGACTGACCGGTTCCTCTTATGTTGTGAGGCAGCTTTGTCGGCGACCTACTGGGCCTTCTTCTGAGTTTGGCCATGTACACTTGTGCTTTTTAATATAGCATGTTGCTCTCCTGCCagtctatttttttaaaaaaaaaagaggcagcTTTGTTTCCTACAATCCTTTTTCACAGCAATATGTAACAAACAGATCTGAAACTGTTTATACTTCTCCATTATCGGTAGTTTGTAATTGAAGCAAAGGATGAACGAAACGACGACCCATTGATTGCTTGCATCCTACTAACAGGCAAAGAGCTAGTGAAGTAAATCAGGGAATAGTAGTAGCTTTTGCACGAGCAAGCCATGTTAATGTGCAGGGGAAGCAaagcggccggcgccgcgcgtgAATTCGCTGCTGCGGCCTCAACGAGGCCGCAGAACACTAGCAGCCATTGTATAAGGCTGCAAGTGTATAGCCAGGGGCCAGGGCAGAGCATTTCTCCCTCACGCATGCTACCTTCTAAGCTCTAGCCAAGCCATGAAGGACACAAAGAAGCCCACGCGGGGGTCTCGCTTAGGCGGGAGGCTCGCCGGCGTGGCGTCCATGCTCCTCCTCGTCTCGTTGGGGTTCGTCCTCGGCGTGACCTCCTCCAACGCCATGTTCGTCAGGTTCTACCTCCCTTTCATGCCGCCGCTACGCTCCACTACTACTACTACCGCGGCGTCGTCTTCgcctccgccgcagccgccgcccacaccgtccccgccgccgccgcaagaccACCGGCAAACGGAGTCGGCGGGCTTCCTGGCGGCGCCGAGCGGCGTCATGCACAACATGACCGACGAGGAGCTGTACTGGCGAGCGTCCATGGCGCCCATGGTTCGCCGCGCGCCGGACAGCCGCGTCCCGAAGGTCGCCTTCTTGTTCCTGGTCAGGGGGGAACTGCCGCTGCGGCCTCTGTGGGAGAAGTTCTTCGCGGGGCACCAAGGACTCTACTCCATTTACGTCCACGCCCACCCCTCCTacaccggctcgccgccggtggaCTCCGTCTTCTACGGCCGCTACATCCCGAGCCAGGTAACGACCAAGAATTCAGACGACAGAGCACTCTGAAAACAACGCAAATTCACATCCGAATTCTCGGTGGTTTCACATTTGCAGAGGACGAAGTGGGGCGACGCGAGCctggtggaggcggagcggcggctgCTAGCGAACGCGCTCCTGGACCTGGGCAACGAACGGTTCGCGCTTTTCTCGGAGGCGTGCATCCCGGTGTACGACTTCCCCACCGTGTACGCCTTCCTCACCGGCGCCAACACCAGCTTCGTCGACTGCTACGAGAACGGCGGCAGCCGATCCCGGTACCGGCCCTTCTTCGCCACCCGCAACATCACGCTGGCGCGGTGGCGCAAGGGCGCGCAGTGGTTCGAGATGGACCGCGCCCTGGCGCTCGAGTCCGTCGCCGACGAGTTCTGCTTCCCGGCGTTCCGGGACTTCTGCGTGGGGCGGAGCGAGTGCCTCATCGACGAGCACTACCTCCCGACGCTGGTGAGCGTGCTGGGGTGGGGCCGCCGCAACGCCAACCGCACGCTCACGTACGCCGACTGGAAGCGCGCCGTCAACCGGCACCCGCACACCCACGGCGCGGCGGAGGTGACGGAGGAGCTGATCAGGGAGATCCGGGAGGACGGCGGAAGGAGGTGCTTCTACAACGGCGCGTGGAACGGGGTCTGCAACCTGTTCGCGCGCAAGTTTTCGCCGGACGCGCTCGAGCCGCTGCTCCGGGTGGCGCCCAAGGTCATGGGCTTCGGCTgacgagacggcgacgacgacgatcgGAGCAGGAATTGTACCATAGTATTCTTTTGCGTCGTGGCCGATGATCGATCCAGGTTGAGCTGGGGATCACAGGCCGAGAGTCCAGTATCAAGAGCAGAATAAACTCTGAAAAATTTTGCGATCATGAACACCTCGTTTGTCAACCGATAGCCATGCGTATTGCTGGCTGGGTGGGTTTCGCGGCGACATGGCGTGGGCATGTCGTTGTGgctgcgcggccgcggcgtggtGATGGGCACAACACAAGGGCGGCAGGCGGAACACGCAGCcctcgtgcgccgccgccgggaccgGCGGTGAGTTGCGTGCGGCGTGCCTTCTCGGCTCGGGTATCGGCGGAGAGGGAGGTTCCGTTGATTTGGGCGGAAAAGGCGGGCGCTTGGAGATGAGGAGCTTGACTTTCTTCGCCCCTGTTGGGCTGGATCTCGGTAGATCGGCCCAATGCTGGTTGAAACGAACTGCTTCTAGCTAAAAAACTCCTTAATTGGGCCGGATTGGACGAATTAGATGGGTGCGGAGGAGTAGGAAGGAATACCGGATCGTGCAACTAACGACTCCGACTTCTAAGCTTAAGAATAATACCGTATCGCTTAGCTATCTTTACCACGTCTCGCTCAAATGGCAAATGGGGCTCAATGGACGGCCCCCGGCAAGGGAGCCTCCATGAAATAACGTAAGCCGTGCGTCACATATGTTGTGTATGTAggtaaaaaaattatgaaaattaAGAAAATTATGCTAAGATTTGTTTGAACTAATCTATGAAATGATTTGGGCTATATTGCCATTGGATCTCCGAATTCCCAACGTGTGTGCATTGGCGATAATCTTTTGCAACCGGCGCCACAACCACAAACACGAATGCCATCTGTTCAACCTGAACATACCACCGAAACTCCGCTATACCATTTCGGCCATGCAGCTGCTTCCCTTTTTTAAATCATTTTATGAGCTTCATAAATATAAAAATCCAAAACTTTACTTAATATTACTcgatccgttccaaattatagtgaGTCAAATTTCTCTAACTATGGCCAAacttatagaaaaaatatatcgATATTTACAACATCAAAGTAATCAGAATGGACCATGAAATATATCTTGGcagtgcatttatttggtattagATAGATTTGACTTAAACAAAATTAAAGTGAACTATAATTTAGAATCGATGGAGTTAAGCTAGTACAGAGTGATCAGGCCAATTCATTATCTAAAGGGCACATTAGATCAATTAACATATTTAGTTATCCGGCCTGGTACCATGACGATGCACAAATAGAGTGTCAAATTTGAATATCAGTAATTCACACTAGGACGTTGCTACGGACTTAAAGAAATTTTCTCTATAAGAATTATAGACCAACATAAAAATAGGTGCATACATTTTGTCTTGAACTATATTCAtgttctagatatatattaaaCTGAACCATATAATCAATGGTTCGCAAAATAAAACCCAGCTCTAGAAATTTTACCTCTAACTCGCCAGCtcgaaataaataaaaattctaCCTATTACAAATACATATGTGTGGGCTCAGTGGCGGCATTGAGGGAAGGGGGTCGGCGGCGATCATGGCTTCCCCCAACAAAAACAAATTCTATTACCCCTTGTCAATTGTCAGCTAAAGCCAAACCCAATTGATCCTCAACAGGCTAAAGGCCTTATCAGCACTCAGCCAAGCCCAATTGGCATTTTGGCAACTGTTGCCCAGTGCCCAACAACGCACGTACGCACATAGGTGGTCAGGTGCCTGTTCACGTACCTAAATCACGCGAAGTTTCATCCCAATCTCGCGACGCGCGGACGCTGCCAAAACCTCGCCCGATGCCCGGTTGTCCACCGCCTGTGGTCTGCGGACTGCCAGAATCTTGCACTGCCATTGCGCCATGGATAGCGGGCAAACCGGTGaccgcggcggcgtggctgcAATGGAGAGTAACATCACGGCCGACTCTTCTACTTCTGATGACTTTCTCCAACTCAAACCAATGTAAGCAACCCCTATTTTCCTAAGCCATATCGGTATATCccttaaattatttttaattttatttcttgtctCATAATATCATAGGATCATTGTTAGTGGATGATTATCATTTGATTGACAGGTACGTTCTTATTTTATATTATTGGTACTTAGTTTCTTAATCAGAAATTACAACATCGAGTACTTTTTTTCATTCGTAGGTTGATTCTCCTTGTGTATTGGCGTTGCATAATTAATTGCTATAGTCATGACTAGCTATTTGTATGCTTGCGTGGACAATGAAAAATTGGAACAAATTGTCAAATTCTTGAACCGGCGAATGTTTGTCTAAGCACCCCTATTTTCTCTCCAGTTCCGCCACTGAAACTGGTGGAAAGCCTGGATGATGAGCGCGGCAGCGGAGAGGCTCTCCTGTCACGGTCAGCGATTCGATGCGAGGAGCTCCATGGTCAGAAGGAAACGCAAAAATCAAGAACGGGAATTGAAGCAAACGCAAAAACCTATCCAATTCACACCGGAGGGCGATCAGAATTGAATCCAAAAGGCACTATTTTACCCCCTTCGATACCTTCAAGGACTCGATGTTGATGGCTGATAGTTGACCATGGGAGCGCCGCCCGGAGAGTAGGAGCGCGAACACGTTAGGGTTCCTACCCTGAGCAGCGGCGACAGCACCAGCTGATGTTGATGGCACATGAGAGGAGATGATGATACATGGCATGGCTGGATGGAGGATGCAATCAGGAAAGATCGCACGCGCCGACGCACGACCGAAGGTTTTTCCGGCGAACGGGGAGGAGGCCGAGCAGCCGATGCGTCTGCCGTTGTCGGCGCGTCCAGGCCGTTGGCGACGATGTCCAGGGCATGGAAGATGGCCAGCGACGAGACGAGGATGTCCAGGCCGTCTGAGGCACCACCCGTTGGCGATCGAAGAGCTGGATCGTTGAAGGAGCTGGATCGTTGAAGGGTCGTGGACGCCGCGGCAGATGGAAAACTGCCGAGCGGACGGCTTCACCAAAAAAAGCGTCGCCTATTCCCGATTCTTAGTTGTAGAGACGTACTAATACTCCGTATTAGTCAAAAATTGCGGTATTAGTACAAGCTATACCCGAACCCAGCCCTACCATGGCTGATCAATCTAAAATATTTGTTTGataatttttcatttttgtcTTCGTTTCCTCAAAATACCCTcgattgcataaatatttaaCTATAGCCATTTGCAAAATTTGCAACTTGTTAGACTAAAAGAAAATAATCGTATAAATTGGTGCACAGTGGGTgaaattttttctttaacaaaactcCGGTTATTTGCAAAAAGAACAGGGCACCAGCTGCTGTCCTCTGCTCCGCACTCCGCTCCGTCTCAGCGGGGCAGCCGGCAGCGGCACAAGCGCACGTGCCACGCAAGCCTCCCCACGGCGGCACTGCTTCGTCAATGCCAGCTCATTGGACGCCGATCGACCTCGCGGCGCTGTCCGATTTCCATCTCGCCGGAGACCCATGTCCGGCACCGCGCTGGCTAGCTGGAGATCCAGGAGGAGGGGCCAACCGAATAACCGATGCTTCGGCAACGGTGCCAGGAACAGCATCTGCAACCTGTTCGCGGCCAAGTTCACGGAGACATGGCGAGGGCACGCCGTTGCAGTTGCGCGGCGCCGTGGTGAGCACGCGGGCGGAACGCGGAAGGCGGAGCACGCAGGCGGCTCTCGTCCGCCTTCTCGCGAGATTCCCGTGGCGGAAAAGGCGGGCCATATGGTAGGGCCGGGTTCGGGTATAGCTGGGCCGTAACGCGGCTGGCTAGCTGGGCCGTTTGATAATATTGGATCCGAAAGGCATAACCATGCATATTCAGCCCAACAGATTAGCAATAGTACCGTATGCTTACCTATCTTTCCCGCGTCTCGCTCAAAAGGAAAAACGGACTCGGAGCAATCGGTCCCCGGTAACGGAGGCTCCGTGCATACTGACTGAAAAGAAAGTGTGCGCACGCTGTCTGgaattccaacaaaagtgtGTGTTCTGACTCTTTCAAAAAGTGTGACtcttcaaaaaaagaaaaacctttGTGTGTGTGATGTAGTGTTACGATGGATGGTGCTATCCATTATTAACACCACAagcttttttttaaatatgttGTAGTTGAAGTATTGATACTAAAATTTGGCGGAAGTTTTTAATTAACACCCctgatttttctaaaaaatagcACATAAAAACTAAATTTTCTAATAATAAACCCTACTCCTTCCGTCAAAAAAACAAATCGTTCTAGGATTTAAATTTTATCCCACAAAATATGTCGTTGTAGCTTTTGGACATCATGTGGGTTTGGAAAAATAATATCTGCCTTAAATATATGGAAATTAAAGTTGAAAAATGCTTGAGCCTGGTAGTAGCTAGGTTCACGTCTTCACGATGAAAAATTCCTGTTCATCAAGGCTGCAGTTTAACTCGATGCGTCGTATCACTTGGAAATCCTATTTCACCAAGTTGAGTTCGAATTTGCTCCGCATTGGAGCTCTACTTGGTTGGGGCCATTTGTTTGATGAGATTTTGTACAAAGTCTTTTAAATAGATAGTGCCTGGTATATTTGTAtgagctcatgtagaggcgatGTGTTCGTGCTATTAAAGAGACAAAGAAACAGAAACTAGCAAGTCGCATGGGTGTTTCATGCACTTACGTGATCATGAACTAGTAATTGAAAGTGTGCGTGCAGATTTATTCTAGTTTCAAGCAAATGGAACTGAACATGATCCAACAAGTCCATGAGGCAGGCACTATAAATGGCGTCTCCGTATATGAACAAATTGAGAGGCACATGCTCCATGACGTGCACATAGGAAGTGGCCAGACAGGGAATATTTAAAGACAAAAAGAAGCTAACGGACACTTTCCATCCAGCGTTTTTAGTCCCGATCATTTTAGGACTTCGGGATtgaagggcctttagtcccaggtcaaacGGCCACTACTGACGACGGGagctttaataccggttggtaatatcaaccggaactaaagagccccctttagtcccggttgtaacggctagtgggatGAGGGAATCTGGTGAGGCGTTTAGCCctggttgaaaacaccaaccgggactaaagcccccctccccagtttagtcccggttggtaattccaaccgttttccaaccgggactaaaggagggctttactcccggttggtggctccaaccgggactaaaaggtccctTTTCACGCCCctcctctccaccttatcttctcctcctctccctttctcccttatctcGCGCAGGCAGCactcttcttccttatcttctctcctcctcctcttcctttcttctaggcgggcgggcgggcctCCGACGCGAGCGGCCAGCGTGGGCAGGCGGCCAgcgcaggggcgggcggcgagcgcagGCGAGTGGCCGGTGCGAGCGAGCAGGCGTGGGCCAGCCTCCGACGGGCGAGTGGGCGGCTAGCGAGGCCCAGCCTCCGAAAGGTGAGATGGCGTGGCTCCCGACGGCCGGCATGGCGTCGGCGGAGTCAGGCCTGGCGGGCGAGATCGAGGAGGTGGTGCGGTGGTCGAGGTGGAGCTGCAAGGGGCAGCAGCGGGAGCAGGCAGGACGGCGTGGGTGGcctattttttatttgttttaaacATTTTTAGTCCCAGGATGGATGAAATACCTAGGACTAAAAATGGGGCCTTCAGTGTCGAAAGCTTAGTTCCAGTTGGATTTTTGAGAACTATACGTCTCTCCAACATGGAGCAAGTACGTGACCTCAAGCCTGGCAATTAGTGCATGCAGATATGTCTCCACAAGTTGCTAACGTATAATATAGTATCTGGCAGCCATACGCGATACGGCCAGCTCCATGAGGTAGTCGGAACGATCAATCGATGAACATGATCCTAGTCGATCGTATGACTCTAGATATCTAGTCACCGATGCGTTTCACGGGTATTCATCAGGTTCAAACTCTGGATATAAAGGTCATGCATCTTGGCCGTCAAGCCAAAAACGACTTGGAGATATTCCCATGCACATTGAGGGCTGGAGGCGGCGCTAGCTGATAAGCTCACGCGGCCCGATGCCCTAGCTCCAGCCTATATAAAGACCCTCATACCTCTGTCCCGGGACTGATATTTTTCCCACGGAGGAGCCGCCAAGGGAAGGAGCTGAGAAGAGCTTCCATCGTCCGACCCATCTGGCACCCTCAAGCCGCTGGGCGTCCGCACCAGGCCGACGGCACCCTCCACGTTCATCATCACCAAGCTTTGTCCACCGTCGCAGCTTGAGCGAACGAGCGCACCGGAGTCCAAGTCGAGGCCGGTGAGCACAAGCAAAGAGTCCATGACCCCTCTGTTCGTCTTCGGCAGTACAGGTTGATGTCCTgttccctctcctcctccttacAGATGACATGCATGCGTGTCCTCTTCTCGAGCTGCCGGCCGTCCGTGTTGCTGTGACACCGTACAAACACTAGAGGAGCATGAAGCTGTGTTGGTGATGGAGTCCATGGTCGGTGATGATGTCGCAGGCTACCAGCAGTGACGGAGAAGCCATGGAGGCAACGCCAAGATGCATCTGGACCGATTGGCCGGAACAGGCCACTACGAGGACCCGATGGGTTGCCATGCGGCGCCAAGATCACctcccactagtagagaatagaccttccatccagcgttTTTAGTCCCGATCATTTTTGGATCGGAActctgggtctaaattttgtagtctgTCAGAGTCCTTTTAATCTCGATCGGTggttccaactgggataaaaatgGAGCTTTTAATCCTGATTGGAGCCACCAGCCAggataaaatgaattagtcccagttggtaactctaactgggactaaaagtaccctttttagtcccggttggagccaccaaccaggactaattcATGACGCCACCTTTATCTTAGCTCTCCgacttctctctctcccccttatCTGCaactctccctctcccttcctccccaccTTCCCGCGACCCgaccctctcctctcccccccCCCTTATCTGCTCCTCTCCTAGTGATCCTCCCtctctgctccctcccttcctcctcgcctcctcctctccctctgttccctccctccccggcctgCTCCTCCTAGCTCCCTCCCTACGAGATGGCCCgacgcgggcgggcgagggcggcgcgggcgagcggagCTGCCCAACGTGGAACGGCGGCCAGGCATCCAGCGGGGGCACGGCTCCCAGCAGCTGGCGCAACCCAAcctccggcgggggcgcggctctCGGCCGGCCAGCTAGGGGCGGCGGGAGCAGCGCACGGCCAGGCCTTCGGTGGGGGTGCGACTCCCGGCGGTCGGCGTGGCCCGACCTCCGACGGGGGCGCAGCTCCTCGTggcctgtcggtgttttatacccggcaacctactgagaggtatcccgaggtagcagattggttggtggggaatcgtcggacctAGAACTCGAAAGTAAAAGTAGGGATACAAGAAaaagatttatataggttcgggccgccagagtagtgtatacctgccctcctttatatactccagggggcgggattactagttggttacaaggagtcctagtaggatta encodes the following:
- the LOC117858231 gene encoding glycosyltransferase BC10, producing MKDTKKPTRGSRLGGRLAGVASMLLLVSLGFVLGVTSSNAMFVRFYLPFMPPLRSTTTTTAASSSPPPQPPPTPSPPPPQDHRQTESAGFLAAPSGVMHNMTDEELYWRASMAPMVRRAPDSRVPKVAFLFLVRGELPLRPLWEKFFAGHQGLYSIYVHAHPSYTGSPPVDSVFYGRYIPSQRTKWGDASLVEAERRLLANALLDLGNERFALFSEACIPVYDFPTVYAFLTGANTSFVDCYENGGSRSRYRPFFATRNITLARWRKGAQWFEMDRALALESVADEFCFPAFRDFCVGRSECLIDEHYLPTLVSVLGWGRRNANRTLTYADWKRAVNRHPHTHGAAEVTEELIREIREDGGRRCFYNGAWNGVCNLFARKFSPDALEPLLRVAPKVMGFG